A region from the Linepithema humile isolate Giens D197 chromosome 1, Lhum_UNIL_v1.0, whole genome shotgun sequence genome encodes:
- the LOC105677195 gene encoding uncharacterized protein, protein MSYDLSVGAACPEPYLGPSLAQVCPGSQFLTFMTILDSLVRSQETVSESCNRVRPVNPPEYYYDFIVVGGGSAGAIVASRLSDIPEWKVLLLEAGPDEPPGAEVPSMVAMFLGTDIDWQYQTTNEMNACLSTGGSCSWPRGKNLGGTSVHNGMMYSRGHAKDFDNWLAMGNTGWSWRDVLPYFMCSENNTEIRRVGRKYHSTGGLLTVERFPWKPAIADDILAAASERGYPISEDLNGDQFTGFTVAQTTSKNGVRVSTASAFLRPVRRRRNLHIALNATATKIIVQHQKAVGVQFYQGGELRVARAAKEVIVSAGAIDSPKLLLLSGIGPKEHLQAVNVTVVKDLPGVGENLHNHVSYTLSWIINQPNQYDLTWAAATEYIAFQKGPMASTGLSQLTGMLPSVYTTPDHPDIQLFFGGYQAACATTGEVGAVMNGNGRRISMSPTMTQPRSKGNLRLASNNPFTKPIMWGNYLSDPMDVAVLVEGIQIALSLGNSSAMAKYNLTLNNAILAACSQHPYSSNEYWACAVRQDTGPENHQAGSCKMGPSNDPLAVVDQRLRVHGIKNIRVADASIMPQVTSSNTAAPAMMIGERAAAFIKSDWKVGGTQCSRTTVDSSLDLLLWGIKYIDWDQAVWSHLRKMSLPAYTPQTPCPSPFVYGLSLEDVCSANSTSSFLTLVSTLTAYSFAINDPCRHITPITKPATSYDFIVVGGGAAGSVVAARLSENKDWNVLLVEAGPDEPAGTQVPSNLQLYLNTDLDWRYKTSNESHACLANNGSCSWPRGKNLGGCTSHHGMAYHRGHAKDYQRWMDMGNAGWSWEDVLPYFKMSEDNKEIGRVSAKDHGTGGPMTVERFPWQPQFAWDVIKAAKQVGLGSTEDMVGEKITGFTVAQTISRNGVRLSASRAYLWPHRNRKNLHVAINATVMKITTQKVNLKLKATGIEVFMNGKKHIVKAKKEVILSAGTINSPQLLLLSGIGPKEQLEKVNIKTVLDLPGVGENLHNHVSYGIDFTSKQTKQNLLNMDNVNQYINNQTGPMSSTGLAQLTGILASSYTTPDDPDIQIFFAGYQAVCDTGGRIADLNTYNNKETIRITAVNLHSRSRGRITLKSNNATEPPIIWSNDMGHPEDRAIIYQGIQYILKLTKGISLWKYRLKMMDNTVPECQKYKKHNKVLTEEYWDCQCQYNTRPENHQAGTCKMGPSDDPMAVVDPGLKVHGIDNLRVADASIMPRVVSGNPVATINMIGERVVKFIKNDYNMIDN, encoded by the exons ATGTCGTACGATCTGTCGGTCGGTGCAGCATGCCCGGAGCCTTACCTCGGGCCGAGCCTTGCCCAGGTCTGTCCAGGATCGCAATTCCTGACATTTATGACAATCTTGGATTCTCTGGTACGATCCCAAGAAACAGTGTCCGAGTCGTGCAACCGTGTAAGACCGGTGAACCCGCCTGAATACTATTACGACTTCATCGTTGTGGGCG GAGGATCAGCCGGTGCCATAGTGGCGTCTCGACTAAGCGACATACCCGAATGGAAAGTTTTGCTGCTAGAAGCCGGCCCGGACGAGCCACCGGGTGCCGAGGTTCCCAGTATGGTGGCAATGTTTCTGG GAACTGACATTGACTGGCAGTATCAAACCACGAACGAGATGAACGCTTGTCTGTCAACCGGCGGATCCTGCAGTTGGCCGCGCGGTAAAAACCTAGGCGGGACGTCCGTCCACAACGGTATGATGTATAGCCGAGGTCACGCGAAAGATTTTGACAATTGGCTAGCCATGGGTAATACTGGATGGAGTTGGCGCGAC gTTTTGCCGTACTTCATGTGTTCTGAGAACAACACAGAGATACGTCGAGTGGGTCGCAAGTATCATTCGACCGGTGGTTTGTTAACCGTCGAACGATTTCCGTGGAAGCCTGCAATCGCTGACGACATTCTCGCAGCGGCGAGCGAAAGAGGGTACCCGATTAGTGAAGACCTGAATGGAGACCAATTTACAGGATTTACCGTGGCTCAAACCACAAGTAAGAATGGTGTCCGAGTGAGTACTGCCAGTGCCTTCCTTCGACCGGTTCGAAGGCGACGCAACTTACATATCGCTCTAAACGCCACCGCGACGAAAATCATTGTCCAGCATCAGAAGGCCGTGGGAGTACAATTTTATCAa GGTGGTGAACTTCGAGTTGCCCGCGCCGCAAAGGAGGTAATCGTTTCCGCTGGCGCCATAGATTCACCTAAATTGTTGCTACTCTCCGGAATCGGACCGAAGGAGCATCTGCAGGCGGTGAACGTCACAGTCGTAAAAGATCTTCCAG GTGTCGGCGAGAACTTGCATAATCACGTGTCCTACACTTTATCGTGGATCATCAATCAGCCGAATCAGTACGACCTGACCTGGGCGGCCGCGACGGAATATATCGCCTTTCAGAAAGGGCCAATGGCGTCGACGGGTCTGTCGCAATTGACCGGAATGCTACCGTCGGTCTACACGACTCCGGATCATCCCGACATCCAGTTGTTCTTCGGCGGCTATCAGGCGGCCTGCGCGACCACCGGCGAAGTAGGCGCCGTCATGAACGGGAACGGCCGCCGTATCAGTATGTCGCCGACGATGACGCAACCGCGTAGCAAGG GAAATCTACGTCTCGCTAGCAATAATCCTTTCACGAAGCCAATCATGTGGGGCAATTACTTGAGTGACCCCATGGACGTCGCGGTACTCGTCGAGGGCATCCAGATCGCGTTATCTCTCGGCAATAGCAGTGCCATGGCCAAGTATAATCTGACTTTGAACAACGCGATATTGGCCGCGTGTTCCCAACATCCATACTCGAGCAACGAATATTGGGCCTGCGCCGTGCGTCAGGACACCGGGCCGGAAAATCATCAGGCAGGTTCTTGCAAAATGGGACCATCGAACGATCCCTTGGCCGTCGTCGATCAACGTTTACGAGTGCACGGCATCAAAAATATCCGTGTGGCCGATGCATCCATCATGCCGCAG GTAACGTCCAGCAATACAGCAGCTCCGGCCATGATGATTGGCGAAAGGGCAGCCGCGTTCATCAAGTCCGACTGGAAGGTTGGCGGTACACAATG TTCTCGCACGACGGTCGACAGTTCACTGGACCTATTACTATGGGGGATCAAGTACATCGATTGGGATCAAGCTGTATGGT CGCATTTACGGAAAATG AGTTTACCAGCGTATACACCACAGACACCGTGTCCGTCGCCTTTCGTATATGGACTCTCATTGGAAGACGTCTGCAGTGCCAATTCCACAAGCTCATTTCTAACTCTCGTGAGCACGTTAACTGCTTATAGCTTCGCAATTAACGATCCATGCCGGCATATTACACCAATCACAAAACCCGCTACTTCTTATGATTTCATTGTCGTCGGAG gtGGCGCGGCTGGATCGGTCGTGGCCGCTAGGTTGAGCGAGAATAAAGATTGGAATGTACTTCTCGTGGAAGCTGGACCAGATGAACCAGCCGGCACCCAAGTACCAAGCAATCTACAACTCTACCTCA ACACGGATCTGGATTGGAGGTACAAAACTTCGAACGAATCTCACGCTTGTCTGGCAAATAACGGCAGCTGTTCCTGGCCAAGAGGCAAAAATCTTGGCGGATGCACTTCTCATCACGGTATGGCTTATCATCGAGGTCACGCAAAAGATTATCAAAGATGGATGGACATGGGTAACGCGGGATGGTCATGGGAGGAT GTGTTGCCGTACTTCAAGATGTCGGAAGACAATAAAGAAATTGGAAGGGTCAGCGCTAAGGATCATGGCACTGGAGGACCGATGACAGTTGAAAG ATTTCCTTGGCAGCCACAATTCGCTTGGGACGTAATAAAGGCGGCGAAGCAAGTAGGCTTAGGATCCACCGAAGACATGGTGGGCGAGAAGATCACAGGATTCACCGTGGCGCAAACAATTAGCAGAAATGGCGTTAGACTTAGTGCTTCCAGAGCTTACCTGTGGCCGCATAGAAACCGCAAAAATCTGCACGTCGCTATAAATGCGACCGTGATGAAAATCACTACACAGAAAGTCAATTTGAAGTTGAAAGCTACGGGAATTGAGGTCTTTATG AATGGCAAGAAGCATATAGTAAAAGCGAAAAAAGAAGTAATTCTTTCAGCCGGTACTATAAATTCGCCTCAACTGCTGCTCCTATCGGGAATCGGACCGAAGGAACAGTTAGAAAAAGTGAACATTAAAACAGTTCTCGATCTACCGGGAGTCGGTGAAAACCTTCACAACCATGTGTCATACGGCATAGACTTCACTTCCAAACAAACGAAACAAAATCTGCTAAATATGGACAATGTcaatcaatatataaacaatcaaaCCGGCCCAATGTCGTCTACGGGTTTGGCTCAACTCACTGGAATCTTGGCGTCTAGCTATACTACCCCGGACGATCCGGACATTCAGATCTTCTTCGCCGGCTATCAAGCTGTTTGTGATACAGGCGGTAGGATCGCGGATTTAAATACGTACAATAATAAAGAGACCATCAGAATTACCGCCGTAAATCTTCACTCACGCAGTAGAG GCCGAATCACGCTTAAATCGAATAACGCCACGGAGCCCCCAATCATCTGGAGTAACGACATGGGGCATCCGGAGGATAGAGCAATTATTTACCAAGGCATTCAGTATATCTTGAAACTGACAAAGGGGATATCATTATGGAAGTATCGTTTAAAAATGATGGACAACACTGTCCCGGAAtgccaaaaatataaaaaacataataaagtTCTGACCGAGGAATATTGGGATTGCCAATGCCAATACAATACTCGTCCTGAAAACCATCAAGCCGGCACTTGTAAAATGGGCCCCTCTGACGACCCGATGGCTGTCGTTGACCCAGGTCTTAAGGTTCACGGCATAGATAATTTGAGAGTGGCTGACGCGTCCATTATGCCAAGG GTGGTTTCTGGTAATCCTGTTGCTACCATCAATATGATTGGCGAGAGAGTGgttaaatttatcaagaaCGATTACAATATGATTGATAACTGA